In the genome of Pseudomonas sp. P5_109, one region contains:
- a CDS encoding ABC transporter permease, protein MNAAAHPQTVQPGHALAVEVRQRRSLGRRITLLMLLPSTLWFLLLLLMPLVIIMVFSFGERSAVGGYAGGFTLANYLNLGSRGAAFSNTLMLAPLGTLVCLVAAYPLAYFLAVKVSRNRSLLLTLVIVPFWTSFLIRTYAWIFILSGKGIPALLASLGLEDVRLINTPWAVLIGIVYGYLPLMVFPIYVSLEKLDKRLLEASADLGASAFESFRRITLPLSAPGIITGVMLVFILLMGEFLIPAILGGGKVFFVGNALVDLFLQSRNWPFGSALAMTLVAMMLLIIGVYLKLVARYGGRPADGGL, encoded by the coding sequence ATGAATGCCGCCGCCCACCCGCAAACGGTGCAGCCGGGCCATGCCCTGGCGGTCGAGGTTCGCCAGCGGCGCAGCCTCGGCCGACGCATCACCCTGCTGATGCTCTTGCCTTCGACCCTGTGGTTCCTGCTGCTGTTGTTGATGCCGCTGGTGATCATCATGGTTTTCAGTTTCGGCGAGCGCAGCGCCGTGGGTGGTTACGCCGGTGGCTTCACCCTGGCCAACTACCTGAACCTCGGCTCTCGCGGCGCGGCGTTCAGCAACACGCTGATGCTCGCGCCGCTGGGCACCCTGGTATGCCTGGTGGCGGCGTATCCGCTGGCGTACTTTCTTGCGGTCAAGGTCAGCAGGAATCGCTCGCTGCTGCTGACGCTGGTGATCGTGCCGTTCTGGACCAGTTTCCTGATCCGCACCTATGCGTGGATTTTCATCCTCAGCGGCAAAGGCATCCCGGCGCTGCTGGCCAGCCTGGGTCTGGAGGATGTGCGATTGATCAACACGCCGTGGGCGGTGCTGATCGGCATCGTCTACGGCTACCTGCCGCTGATGGTGTTCCCGATCTACGTCAGCCTGGAAAAACTCGACAAGCGCCTGCTCGAAGCCTCGGCGGACCTGGGTGCCAGCGCCTTCGAAAGCTTCCGCCGGATCACCTTGCCGTTGTCCGCGCCGGGGATCATCACCGGGGTAATGCTGGTGTTCATCCTGCTGATGGGCGAGTTCCTGATCCCGGCCATTCTCGGCGGCGGCAAGGTGTTCTTTGTCGGCAACGCGCTGGTCGACCTGTTCCTGCAATCGCGCAACTGGCCGTTCGGCAGTGCGCTGGCCATGACGCTGGTGGCGATGATGCTGCTGATCATCGGCGTGTACTTGAAACTGGTGGCGCGCTACGGCGGCCGCCCTGCCGACGGAGGCCTGTGA
- a CDS encoding MFS transporter yields MSTTTLSSPSPTASVASQASPLVMRVIGACALAHLINDLIQAVLPSIYPMLKTTYGLSFTQVGLITLTFQLTASLLQPWIGFYTDRHPKPWLLPAGMVCTLIGILMLSMVGSFPAILVASALVGVGSSTFHPETSRVARLASGGRYGLAQSTFQVGGNAGSAFGPLLAAAIIIPYGQGNVAWFGLFAVFAILVQYGLSRWYRNHLNLFKLKQGSKATHGLSKQRVTFALVVLALLVFSKYFYMASFTSYFTFYLIEKFDLSVASSQLYLFLFLGAVAAGTFFGGPIGDRIGRKQVIWFSILGAAPFTLALPYVDLFWTGVLSMIIGFILASAFSAIVVFAQELVPGNVGMIAGVFFGLMFGFGGIGAALLGHLADIHGIEYVYTLCSYLPLLGILTILLPSTGQRSSGV; encoded by the coding sequence ATGTCGACCACCACCCTCAGCTCACCCTCACCCACCGCCTCGGTTGCAAGCCAGGCCAGCCCGCTGGTCATGCGCGTCATCGGCGCCTGCGCCCTGGCGCACCTGATCAACGACCTGATCCAGGCCGTGCTGCCGTCGATCTACCCGATGCTCAAGACCACCTATGGCCTGAGCTTCACCCAGGTCGGGCTGATCACCCTGACCTTCCAGCTCACCGCTTCGCTGCTGCAACCCTGGATCGGTTTCTACACCGACCGTCATCCCAAGCCGTGGCTGTTGCCGGCGGGCATGGTCTGCACCCTGATCGGCATCCTGATGCTGTCGATGGTCGGCAGCTTCCCGGCGATTCTCGTGGCCTCGGCGCTGGTGGGCGTCGGCTCGTCGACCTTTCACCCGGAGACCTCGCGGGTGGCGCGCCTGGCTTCGGGCGGTCGCTACGGCCTGGCGCAGTCGACCTTTCAGGTCGGGGGCAACGCCGGCAGCGCCTTCGGCCCCTTGCTGGCCGCTGCGATCATCATTCCCTATGGCCAAGGCAACGTCGCCTGGTTCGGCCTGTTCGCGGTGTTTGCCATCCTCGTGCAGTACGGCCTGAGCCGCTGGTACCGCAATCACCTGAACCTGTTCAAGCTCAAGCAAGGCAGCAAGGCTACCCACGGCCTGTCGAAACAGCGAGTGACTTTCGCCCTGGTGGTGCTGGCGTTGCTGGTGTTTTCCAAATACTTCTACATGGCCAGCTTCACCAGTTACTTCACCTTCTACCTGATCGAGAAGTTCGACCTGTCGGTGGCCAGTTCGCAGCTGTACCTGTTCCTGTTCCTCGGCGCCGTCGCGGCAGGCACCTTCTTTGGTGGCCCGATCGGCGACCGGATCGGCCGCAAGCAAGTGATCTGGTTCTCGATCCTCGGAGCGGCGCCCTTCACCCTCGCCCTGCCCTACGTCGACCTGTTCTGGACGGGCGTGCTGAGCATGATCATCGGCTTCATCCTCGCCTCGGCATTCTCAGCCATCGTGGTCTTCGCCCAGGAACTGGTGCCGGGTAACGTCGGCATGATCGCCGGGGTGTTCTTCGGCCTGATGTTCGGTTTCGGCGGGATCGGGGCGGCGTTGCTGGGGCACCTGGCGGATATCCATGGCATCGAGTACGTCTACACCTTGTGCTCGTACCTGCCGCTGCTGGGAATTCTGACCATACTGTTGCCGTCTACTGGACAACGCTCGTCAGGAGTGTGA
- a CDS encoding LysR substrate-binding domain-containing protein, protein MNTNRDQFPLPEDLKVFLTVVRKNGFASAAEELGYSPAYISKRISVLETTLTTRLLHRTTRRIALTDDGERVRVWAEKLLGDFDDFVSEISEARQQPMGSLHICSSFGFGRNHVAPAICELSQTYPKLELRLDVFDRVVDIVGEGFDLEIRVGDDLPGQHLGRKLVSNRRVLCATPEYLQRRGVPQSLADLKDHDCLVLKERNNAFGVWSLAKGGQEESVRVSGPLSSNNGEIVLQWALSGGGILLRSMWDVKPMLEQGRLVQVLHEYTQSANVWAVYPTRLSQSAKLRVCVEFLEEYFRHLSVE, encoded by the coding sequence ATGAACACGAATCGTGATCAGTTTCCCTTGCCGGAAGACCTCAAGGTTTTCCTCACCGTCGTGCGCAAAAACGGCTTCGCCAGTGCCGCCGAGGAGCTGGGGTATTCGCCGGCCTACATCAGCAAGCGCATTTCCGTGCTGGAAACCACGCTCACGACGCGCCTGCTGCACCGCACGACAAGGCGCATCGCGCTGACTGACGACGGCGAGCGGGTGCGGGTATGGGCGGAGAAATTGCTCGGTGACTTCGATGACTTCGTCAGCGAAATATCCGAGGCGCGGCAACAGCCGATGGGCTCGCTGCACATCTGCAGCAGTTTCGGCTTTGGCCGCAATCATGTGGCACCGGCGATCTGCGAGCTGTCGCAAACCTACCCCAAGCTCGAGCTGCGCCTGGACGTGTTCGATCGTGTGGTCGACATCGTCGGCGAGGGTTTCGACCTGGAAATTCGCGTGGGGGATGACCTGCCGGGCCAGCACCTGGGGCGCAAACTGGTGAGCAACCGGCGGGTGCTGTGTGCAACGCCCGAATACCTGCAGCGGCGCGGTGTACCGCAATCGCTGGCGGACTTGAAAGACCACGATTGCCTGGTGCTCAAGGAGCGCAACAACGCGTTCGGCGTGTGGAGCCTGGCGAAGGGCGGGCAGGAAGAGTCGGTGCGTGTCAGCGGGCCGTTGTCGTCCAACAACGGTGAGATCGTGTTGCAGTGGGCCCTGAGTGGCGGCGGGATTCTGTTGCGCTCGATGTGGGACGTGAAGCCGATGCTCGAGCAGGGGCGGCTGGTGCAAGTGCTGCATGAGTACACCCAGAGCGCCAACGTGTGGGCCGTGTACCCGACGCGGCTGAGCCAATCGGCCAAGCTGCGGGTGTGCGTCGAGTTTCTCGAAGAGTACTTTCGTCATCTGTCGGTTGAATAA
- a CDS encoding antitoxin Xre/MbcA/ParS toxin-binding domain-containing protein yields the protein MPAVKNEVVGTETKRVTRKPTEVLLHGRSGDTRMLIIRYTQEGFDLSDVRDMISISGLYMEHDLVQRITGKSLRTVQRLAKETQPVRLNQQQSTVAFQYAQVLEHAINVFGDQQLAEDWLKKPCKYLEGHIPLELIDNSLGFQVVEDYLTRIEHGVYQ from the coding sequence ATGCCCGCCGTCAAAAATGAAGTCGTAGGGACAGAGACAAAGCGTGTCACCCGCAAGCCTACTGAAGTGCTGCTACATGGCCGTAGTGGCGATACACGCATGTTGATCATCCGATACACGCAAGAAGGCTTTGACCTGAGTGACGTCAGGGACATGATTTCCATATCCGGCCTGTACATGGAGCACGACCTTGTTCAGCGCATTACCGGGAAATCCCTGAGGACGGTGCAGCGCCTGGCAAAGGAGACCCAGCCGGTTCGGCTGAACCAGCAGCAAAGCACTGTCGCTTTTCAGTACGCACAGGTACTCGAACACGCCATCAATGTATTTGGCGATCAGCAGTTGGCTGAGGACTGGCTGAAGAAACCCTGCAAGTACCTGGAGGGTCATATTCCTCTGGAATTGATCGACAATTCGCTGGGTTTCCAGGTCGTAGAGGACTACCTGACCCGAATTGAGCACGGGGTTTATCAATGA
- a CDS encoding helix-turn-helix transcriptional regulator — protein MIKPLDKFLADIDQGDWDVRSSATDYPENWFIQPHSHEKHQLIYAIEGVMVVHAASSQWTVPPSRGIWMPSGQVHSIRCVGPIKMRSVFVHPDASIGLPAEPRAVSVSALLSELIKVSVDFDFGEEPNAREARVLRLILDELTILPTLPLNLPQPADPRINLICSALRRDPGDGSTLADWSERLSLDAKTIQRRFRRETGMTFGQWRQQARLLLALERIAVGEKIIDIAGELGYDSPSAFTTMFKKQFGKTPSDFFK, from the coding sequence ATGATCAAACCACTGGATAAATTTCTCGCGGACATCGACCAGGGCGACTGGGACGTTCGCAGCAGCGCGACCGATTACCCGGAAAACTGGTTTATCCAGCCGCACTCCCACGAGAAGCATCAACTGATCTATGCCATCGAAGGGGTGATGGTGGTGCACGCCGCAAGCAGCCAATGGACCGTACCGCCGAGCCGTGGCATCTGGATGCCGAGTGGGCAAGTGCACTCGATTCGCTGTGTCGGGCCAATCAAGATGCGCAGTGTGTTCGTGCACCCTGACGCGAGCATCGGACTGCCCGCCGAACCTCGGGCCGTGAGCGTTTCTGCACTCCTGAGTGAGCTGATCAAAGTCTCGGTTGATTTCGACTTCGGCGAAGAACCGAACGCACGGGAGGCCCGCGTACTGCGCCTGATCCTGGATGAGCTGACGATCCTGCCGACCTTGCCATTGAACCTGCCACAGCCCGCCGATCCACGGATCAACCTGATCTGTAGCGCATTGCGGCGTGATCCCGGGGATGGCTCGACCCTGGCGGACTGGAGCGAGCGGCTGAGCCTGGACGCCAAAACCATCCAGCGCCGTTTCCGCAGGGAAACCGGCATGACCTTCGGCCAATGGCGCCAGCAAGCGCGACTGCTGCTGGCGCTGGAACGAATCGCCGTGGGGGAGAAGATCATCGACATCGCCGGGGAGCTGGGCTACGACAGCCCGAGCGCGTTCACCACCATGTTCAAGAAACAGTTTGGCAAGACGCCGAGTGATTTTTTCAAGTGA
- a CDS encoding DUF6124 family protein, with product MFKVTPNPPDSDPASPYENLDLNPGPHIMATPRKPSTMFIVNPDLNLETLLVHACESLASANVMANDLVDHLEGTSRNALLGIAQVIMLGELAVNRALDQLDPP from the coding sequence ATGTTCAAGGTCACACCCAATCCGCCGGACTCCGATCCGGCATCCCCGTACGAAAACCTCGATCTCAACCCCGGCCCCCACATCATGGCGACGCCGCGCAAGCCCAGCACCATGTTCATCGTCAATCCCGACCTCAATCTCGAAACCTTGCTGGTGCATGCCTGTGAATCACTGGCGTCGGCCAATGTCATGGCCAACGATCTGGTAGATCATCTGGAAGGGACAAGCCGCAACGCGCTGTTGGGCATTGCGCAGGTGATCATGCTGGGAGAGTTGGCAGTGAACCGGGCACTGGATCAGCTGGACCCGCCATAA
- a CDS encoding ABC transporter ATP-binding protein, which produces MNNTPPSDIEFCNVVKRYGEVQAVSGLDFAVRRGSFHSFLGGSGCGKTTTLRMIAGFEQPTSGEVRLAGKNVAGVPAFERPVNMVFQHYALFPHLTVAQNIAYGLRYRTPRPDKKQQLRMADEALEMVRLSGFGQRKPSELSGGQQQRVALARALVNKPTVLLLDEPLAALDRKLRKEMQSELLRLQREVGITFVLVTHDQEEALSMSDSISVMHNGSIIQTATPEQLYEAPASRYVADFIGESNLFDGTVRQLNGNSVVLRTEQGLELTSPLTPTGKGLSANAAGCIAVRPELISIAGANAELSREVKLPGCVEDRIYLGNSTEYRVRTQAFGVVCVRVPRQQDHGANAFEHGAAVRVGWDHANGLAMAL; this is translated from the coding sequence GTGAACAACACCCCGCCAAGCGATATCGAATTCTGCAATGTGGTCAAACGCTATGGCGAGGTGCAGGCCGTCAGTGGTCTGGATTTTGCGGTGCGGCGTGGCTCGTTTCATTCCTTTCTCGGTGGTTCGGGCTGTGGCAAGACCACCACCCTGCGCATGATCGCCGGCTTCGAACAGCCCACCAGCGGCGAGGTGCGCCTGGCCGGTAAAAACGTGGCTGGTGTGCCGGCTTTCGAGCGGCCGGTGAACATGGTGTTCCAGCATTACGCGCTGTTCCCGCATCTGACCGTGGCGCAGAACATTGCCTATGGCCTGCGCTATCGCACCCCGCGCCCGGACAAGAAACAGCAACTGCGCATGGCCGATGAAGCGCTGGAGATGGTGCGCCTGAGCGGCTTTGGCCAGCGCAAACCGAGCGAGCTTTCCGGCGGCCAGCAACAGCGTGTCGCCCTCGCCCGCGCCTTGGTCAACAAGCCGACGGTGTTGCTGCTCGATGAGCCGCTGGCCGCGCTGGATCGCAAGCTACGCAAGGAGATGCAATCGGAACTGCTGCGTTTGCAGCGGGAGGTCGGCATCACCTTCGTGCTGGTCACCCACGACCAGGAAGAAGCCCTGTCGATGAGCGACAGCATCAGCGTGATGCACAACGGTTCGATCATCCAGACCGCCACCCCGGAACAACTCTACGAAGCCCCGGCCAGCCGTTACGTGGCTGACTTTATCGGCGAGTCCAACCTGTTCGACGGCACCGTGCGCCAGCTCAATGGTAACTCCGTGGTGCTGCGTACCGAGCAGGGCCTGGAGCTGACCAGCCCCCTCACCCCTACCGGCAAGGGCCTGAGCGCCAACGCCGCCGGGTGCATCGCGGTGCGCCCGGAGCTGATCAGCATCGCCGGCGCCAATGCCGAGTTGAGCCGCGAAGTGAAGCTGCCGGGTTGCGTTGAAGACCGCATTTACCTGGGCAACTCCACCGAATACCGCGTGCGCACCCAGGCCTTCGGCGTGGTCTGCGTGCGGGTGCCGCGCCAGCAGGATCACGGCGCCAATGCATTCGAACACGGCGCAGCGGTTCGCGTCGGCTGGGATCACGCCAATGGCTTGGCCATGGCGTTGTAA
- a CDS encoding VOC family protein codes for MKIVVTSVLVDDQAKALAFYRDVLGFQLKHDIPMGEHRWLTLTSPGDPEGVELLLEPNAHPAAKAFQAAIKQDGIPCTFFGVDDVQAEYVRLSAAGVQFTRPPTVMGPVTLAVLDDTCGNLVQIVQHNSTA; via the coding sequence ATGAAAATCGTAGTCACCAGCGTGCTCGTCGATGATCAGGCCAAGGCGCTGGCCTTCTACCGGGATGTGCTCGGTTTTCAACTCAAGCACGATATTCCCATGGGCGAACATCGCTGGTTGACCCTGACCTCTCCCGGCGATCCCGAGGGCGTCGAGCTGCTGCTGGAGCCCAATGCCCATCCTGCGGCGAAGGCGTTCCAGGCGGCAATCAAGCAGGACGGCATTCCCTGCACGTTTTTCGGCGTCGATGACGTGCAAGCCGAATATGTCCGGCTCAGCGCCGCCGGCGTGCAGTTCACCCGCCCACCGACGGTGATGGGACCGGTCACCCTCGCGGTACTGGACGACACCTGCGGCAATCTTGTCCAGATCGTCCAGCACAACTCCACCGCCTGA
- a CDS encoding RES family NAD+ phosphorylase, producing MNPLPWDGKWHAWRLDRAVFKDSWDSGIGAQQSGGRWNPPGRRVIYASADPATAILEVATHAGFDTLDRVPYVLTCFEVLDSNVIKVVQPEDVPNPNWLIPSELSPNQQHFADELLAQHPFVLIPSAVTRHSWNLLVSCDLAADQFKLVSQERFGLDTRLLK from the coding sequence ATGAATCCTTTGCCTTGGGATGGGAAGTGGCACGCCTGGCGTCTGGATCGTGCGGTTTTCAAGGACTCATGGGATAGCGGCATTGGTGCGCAACAATCCGGCGGCCGATGGAATCCTCCTGGCCGCCGGGTTATTTATGCTTCGGCCGACCCGGCTACGGCGATTTTAGAGGTCGCCACCCACGCAGGCTTCGATACTCTCGACAGGGTGCCTTATGTGCTGACGTGTTTCGAAGTTCTGGATTCGAATGTCATCAAGGTTGTTCAGCCCGAAGACGTGCCGAACCCGAACTGGCTCATTCCATCTGAACTCTCGCCCAATCAACAGCATTTTGCTGATGAGCTACTGGCGCAACATCCATTCGTGCTTATTCCGTCTGCAGTTACGCGCCACTCCTGGAACCTGCTGGTTAGCTGTGATTTGGCCGCGGATCAATTCAAGCTTGTTTCGCAGGAGCGTTTTGGACTGGATACCCGTTTGCTGAAATGA
- a CDS encoding ABC transporter substrate-binding protein, whose amino-acid sequence MDQKTFIKTLRSWQNGSISRREFLGRTGLGIAAAVVATNMPGLLTSSAEAAEQAKLGDRLSLATWPNYHSQENLDAFAKTTGARVSMSVFGSNEEMLAKLQAGGSGWDVLVPTNYTISTYVGLGLIEPLDLSRIPNFDASAFQQKFMAQGTVDGKVYAVPKNWGTTGMLYDTGKLKNGPTSWKEFWAAAQGPASGRTMVHDYQLTAIGNALKSFGYSFNSLDPKELADAEKLLIEVKPHLFAINSDIQPSMRSGDAWLAMSWTGDASQLHRDNAQMQFELGKEGGELWSDFFAIPKSSEHKDAAYAFINYLLDPQHNKLEVLSHGYPSGDKRVDALLPVAMLDDPIMYPAAEALSPLEFGAAATLTSPARAELMARFKSA is encoded by the coding sequence ATGGACCAGAAGACTTTTATAAAAACCCTGCGCAGCTGGCAGAACGGCTCGATCAGCCGCCGCGAGTTCCTTGGCCGCACCGGCCTTGGGATTGCCGCCGCCGTGGTCGCGACCAACATGCCCGGCCTGCTGACCTCCAGCGCAGAGGCTGCCGAACAGGCCAAGCTGGGTGATCGCCTGTCGCTGGCGACCTGGCCGAACTACCACAGCCAGGAAAACCTCGACGCTTTCGCCAAGACCACCGGCGCCCGGGTGTCGATGAGCGTGTTTGGTTCCAACGAAGAAATGCTCGCTAAACTGCAGGCCGGCGGCAGTGGCTGGGACGTGCTGGTGCCGACCAACTACACCATCAGCACCTACGTCGGCTTGGGGCTGATCGAACCGCTGGACCTGTCGCGCATTCCCAACTTCGACGCCTCGGCGTTCCAGCAGAAGTTCATGGCCCAGGGCACGGTGGACGGCAAGGTCTACGCGGTGCCAAAAAACTGGGGCACCACCGGCATGCTCTACGACACCGGCAAACTGAAAAACGGCCCGACCAGCTGGAAGGAGTTCTGGGCCGCCGCCCAAGGCCCCGCCAGTGGCCGCACGATGGTTCACGACTACCAGTTGACCGCCATCGGCAACGCCCTGAAAAGCTTCGGCTACAGCTTCAACTCCCTTGATCCGAAAGAACTGGCCGACGCGGAAAAGCTGCTGATCGAGGTCAAGCCGCACCTGTTCGCGATCAACTCCGACATCCAGCCGTCGATGCGCAGCGGCGATGCCTGGCTGGCGATGTCGTGGACCGGCGATGCCTCGCAACTGCACCGCGACAACGCGCAAATGCAGTTCGAGCTGGGCAAGGAAGGTGGCGAGCTGTGGAGCGACTTTTTCGCCATCCCGAAAAGCTCGGAGCACAAGGACGCGGCCTACGCCTTCATCAACTACCTGCTCGACCCGCAGCACAACAAGCTGGAAGTGCTCAGCCACGGTTACCCGAGCGGCGACAAGCGTGTCGACGCGCTGCTGCCGGTGGCGATGCTCGACGATCCGATCATGTACCCGGCCGCCGAGGCCCTGAGCCCGCTGGAGTTCGGTGCCGCCGCGACGCTGACCAGCCCGGCGCGCGCCGAACTGATGGCGCGTTTCAAGTCCGCCTGA
- the leuD gene encoding 3-isopropylmalate dehydratase small subunit has translation MQPFTLVSGSAAPLLAANIDTDVIMPKQFLKGIDRKGLDKGLFFDLRFLASGEPNPGFILNQPAWNDAAFLLTGPNFGCGSSREHAVWGLKQVGIRALIGTSFAGIFYDNCQRNGVLAIQLNEDQLKQIAALISDPATARISVNLPEQTIELADGKVIAFDIDQLRKQSLLLGLDAIGTTLQRAEQIRGFEARHLAENPWLG, from the coding sequence ATGCAACCTTTCACTCTCGTCAGCGGCAGTGCCGCCCCGCTTCTGGCCGCCAACATCGACACCGACGTGATCATGCCCAAGCAGTTCCTCAAAGGGATTGATCGCAAGGGCCTGGACAAGGGGCTGTTCTTTGACCTGAGGTTCCTGGCGTCCGGTGAGCCCAACCCCGGATTCATCCTCAATCAACCGGCCTGGAACGACGCTGCGTTTCTGCTGACGGGGCCCAATTTCGGTTGTGGTTCGAGCCGCGAACATGCGGTCTGGGGACTCAAGCAAGTGGGCATCCGCGCACTGATCGGCACCAGCTTCGCCGGCATTTTCTACGATAACTGCCAGCGCAATGGCGTGTTGGCGATTCAGCTGAATGAGGACCAACTCAAGCAGATTGCCGCGTTGATCAGCGATCCGGCTACGGCGCGAATCAGCGTCAATCTGCCGGAGCAAACCATTGAACTGGCGGACGGCAAGGTGATCGCGTTCGATATCGATCAACTGCGCAAGCAATCGTTGCTGCTGGGGCTGGATGCGATTGGCACGACGTTGCAACGGGCCGAGCAGATTCGCGGTTTCGAGGCCCGGCACCTGGCGGAGAACCCCTGGTTGGGCTGA
- a CDS encoding 2-hydroxycarboxylate transporter family protein, with protein MNKPYEQILNAPDGGFVQRLRSLCAYEIGVIPLPVFLGIALIVFLSAHLGFLPKNMIGGLAVIMTMGVFFGQLGSRLPILKEIGGGAILCLMLPSILVFYGFFGPATIDATKMLMKDANFLYFVIASLVVGSILGMSRFILVQGMIRMFIPLLVGTLAAVASGLIVGKLVGYSFHHTFFFIIVPIIGGGIGEGILPLSLAYSAILGGTPDIYVAQLAPAAVVGNIVAIICAGFLARLALKRPSINGEGALIRARDENDKFKVKEDSGALVDFRVMGAGVLLICAFFVLGGLLEKVVGIPGPVMMILAAVLFKYARVLPEKLEKGANTFYKLVSAAFIWPVMIGLGMLYVPLDSVVKVFSVGYVLVCVSVVVSMTVAGFFIGNLMKMYPIESAIVTCCHSGLGGTGDVAILSASNRMSLMPFAQISTRIGGASTVILATILLRMFV; from the coding sequence ATGAACAAGCCCTATGAGCAAATCCTTAACGCCCCCGACGGCGGTTTCGTGCAACGCCTGCGCAGCCTCTGCGCCTACGAAATCGGCGTCATCCCGCTGCCGGTATTCCTTGGCATCGCCCTGATTGTCTTTCTCTCCGCGCACCTGGGTTTCCTGCCCAAGAACATGATCGGCGGGCTCGCCGTGATCATGACCATGGGCGTGTTCTTCGGCCAACTGGGCTCGCGCCTGCCGATCCTCAAGGAAATCGGTGGCGGCGCCATCCTGTGCCTGATGCTGCCGTCGATCCTGGTGTTCTACGGCTTCTTCGGGCCGGCGACGATCGACGCGACCAAAATGCTCATGAAGGACGCCAACTTCTTGTACTTCGTGATCGCCAGCCTGGTGGTCGGCAGCATTCTGGGCATGAGCCGCTTCATTCTGGTCCAGGGCATGATCAGGATGTTCATCCCCCTGCTGGTCGGCACCCTGGCGGCCGTCGCCAGCGGATTGATCGTCGGCAAACTGGTCGGCTACAGCTTCCACCACACGTTCTTCTTCATCATCGTGCCGATCATTGGCGGCGGGATCGGTGAAGGCATCCTGCCCCTGTCGCTGGCCTACTCGGCGATCCTCGGCGGCACCCCGGATATCTATGTGGCGCAACTGGCACCAGCGGCGGTGGTCGGCAATATCGTGGCGATCATCTGTGCCGGCTTTCTCGCTCGCCTGGCGCTGAAGCGCCCGAGCATCAATGGCGAAGGTGCGCTGATCCGCGCCAGGGACGAGAACGATAAATTCAAGGTCAAGGAAGACAGCGGCGCCCTTGTCGACTTCCGCGTCATGGGCGCCGGCGTGCTGCTGATCTGCGCGTTTTTCGTCCTCGGCGGCCTGCTGGAAAAAGTCGTGGGCATTCCCGGCCCGGTGATGATGATTCTCGCGGCGGTGCTGTTCAAGTACGCCCGGGTGCTGCCGGAAAAACTCGAGAAAGGCGCCAACACCTTCTACAAACTGGTGTCCGCCGCGTTCATCTGGCCGGTAATGATTGGCCTGGGCATGCTCTACGTGCCACTGGACAGCGTGGTCAAAGTGTTCTCGGTCGGCTACGTGCTGGTCTGCGTCTCGGTGGTGGTGTCGATGACCGTGGCCGGTTTCTTCATCGGCAACCTGATGAAGATGTACCCCATCGAATCGGCCATCGTCACCTGCTGCCACAGCGGCCTGGGCGGCACCGGGGACGTGGCGATCCTCTCGGCGTCGAACCGCATGTCGCTGATGCCGTTCGCACAGATCTCCACGCGAATTGGCGGGGCTTCGACGGTGATTCTGGCGACGATCCTGTTGCGGATGTTTGTTTGA
- a CDS encoding response regulator transcription factor: MRPKELKLWTTGVAHLLDLPAGHARLSGLSHWLRQICPVDHFVLFVYEGNHRPLALFDTFSADKRAVYVDDYQCGPYLLDPFYLACTRGQAPGLWRLRQFAPDHFYLGEYFLTYYQQTGLAEEVAFFVDLGGGATAVLSLMRSSASCAFSRDEMQLVECAQAVVEQVINEAWRLRQAQEPRPAQDLDFKIREAFDHFGAHILTGREQEIVQLLLRGHSSASVAEQLNISPGTVKIHRKNIYAKLGIGSQSELLGLFIRELTEDPLQAPGLKLQA; encoded by the coding sequence ATGCGCCCCAAGGAACTGAAACTCTGGACCACCGGAGTCGCCCACCTGCTCGACCTGCCTGCCGGACATGCGCGGCTGTCGGGGTTGAGCCACTGGCTGCGGCAAATCTGCCCGGTCGATCATTTCGTGTTGTTTGTCTACGAAGGCAATCACCGGCCATTGGCGTTGTTCGATACCTTCTCGGCGGACAAGCGTGCGGTGTATGTCGACGACTATCAGTGCGGGCCTTACCTGCTTGATCCGTTCTACCTGGCCTGTACCCGCGGGCAGGCGCCGGGGTTGTGGCGCCTGCGCCAATTCGCCCCCGACCATTTCTACCTTGGCGAATACTTCCTGACCTATTACCAGCAAACCGGCCTGGCCGAGGAAGTGGCGTTCTTCGTCGACCTCGGCGGTGGTGCCACGGCGGTGTTGTCGTTGATGCGCTCCAGTGCCAGCTGTGCATTCAGCAGGGACGAAATGCAACTGGTCGAGTGTGCGCAAGCGGTGGTCGAGCAAGTCATCAATGAAGCCTGGCGCCTGCGTCAGGCTCAGGAGCCGCGACCGGCGCAGGACCTGGACTTCAAGATCCGCGAAGCCTTCGACCACTTCGGCGCGCACATCCTCACCGGGCGCGAGCAGGAGATTGTCCAGTTGCTGCTGCGCGGCCACTCCAGCGCCTCGGTGGCCGAACAACTGAACATCAGCCCGGGGACGGTGAAGATTCATCGCAAGAATATTTATGCGAAGTTGGGGATTGGCAGCCAGTCGGAGTTGCTGGGGTTGTTTATTCGGGAGTTGACAGAGGATCCGTTGCAGGCTCCAGGGCTCAAGCTGCAAGCCTGA